Proteins co-encoded in one Ziziphus jujuba cultivar Dongzao chromosome 9, ASM3175591v1 genomic window:
- the LOC107427404 gene encoding serine/threonine-protein kinase ATR isoform X2 — MASLSSLVRELRERIAASSSTPPTNVDDEALDARFRAVLPHLLHTYVVPSPSAREREVIAVLKLLSHIARNFPGVFYHGKPSAILPVVGRILPFFAESVFRVTVFSSRHGVIFETVGSLLSLLRTGARDAYRLFFIDAMLAVEDILYVASLCADNTSNTVSTGLTLRCFCKSFDGIFSDPAHLGDLPASNKPVDGTGILINLTGKLRWQPFATWMIKLLGKCLTEGTLYVEGLIDVPLIMAACSLLCYGDADLHMACFDFVCIIGSVVNFDILPHQNIIQSMCVILNEDKEGLPVFRNTVYDSSLGGCLNALHSGCPDDVVKLTAADLVNVFPQSMRRTKSQELKVALCSAYIRIAKICSPHVWRPESLVSTLFLLEPCFPLIDCFQVALSILGPYHIGGQVTSDSDVGQLTVDVLQVENFRVGEKRPIHDVDAFKTKRQKVDEEAMASDTSIQVEQKHTHVVTCEGSDDYATYIRASLVSFVEFLKPPMVKPDTLRPDLALGALSMLCIAFCRYPNTNLSLRIFQQMFSWLPWIVEQSKQGNSITLDISFYLGGIHSILLLQSTDFMNSKLLQIKDDDADLVHILLKLPWSHSFAFTEPNHLWKTKCISIQVACKLVRSIRSETDLEILDLGLHDETEEVRYEAVISMPVVVFWSGLCVLSHIFRMLEFLGGEKHEKVKNIIPFSLGYLSCLYGSCHAGYECRLYLNMNNEKHSETVDYLLQGFWCPKCDKSVHGNNKPCSKTLVPDMHGRKISLEDCNFIHLQSLFFELIYDELSEDVQVSCVQNMRRILIHVTTNILTETGSEWIRCIEFLLLNKKKAVREAFCTQISSFLEDSVLNCLFSEGVEPKKSNEQKFMDMIKHALAATEDTQIFETLLESTAEIIIAVDHRNQLFLFSLTLLVDQLDNVHMTVRTNASRLIHKACHNKGGLELILSKVVHVRNELFDYLSARLSSRPIMIREFAEAVLGVETEELVKKMIPVVLPKLVVLHQDNDQAVDTLYELAKCLNTDMVPLIVNWIPKVLAFALHQADGQELIPALQFYQTQTGFGKQEIFAAALPALLNELVCFLDDIDSDEIDRRLARIPEMIKEVARVLTDTEDLPNFLRNHFVGLLNIIDKKMLHSENSSLQKQALKRIEMLIKMMGSQLSTYVPKLMVLLMHAIKKKSLQSEGISLLHFFIEQLAEVSPSSTKYLISQVFAALLPFLERDKENPTAHLDKVVKILEELVLKNKIFLKQDICEFPPLPSIPALSKVNKVIQEARGSKTLKDQLQDVVDGLNHENLNVRYMVVCELTKLLNLRRDDITALVTAEGGRNMDLLSSLITSLLRGCAEESRTKVGQQLKQVCADCLGALGAVDPAKVKGISCQRFKIECSDDDLIYELIHKHLARAFRAAPDTIIQDSAALAIQELLKIAGCEASLDENATASNAESLKDKESPKLAAAGINGTSSSTEMSRRGQRLWDRFSNYVKEIIAPCLTSRFQFPNVADSAFVGPIYQPSMSFRRWIFLWIKKLTAHATGSRASIFTACRVIVRQDMQTAVYLLPYLVLNVVCHGSQEARCGITEEILTVLAAVSENSGAAVYGVNGGQSEVCIQAVFTLLDNLGQWVDDVKQELALSQSFQSLSSKQQASKLKDHGQNSLVEQDQLLVQCKNVSELLSAIPKVRLAKASLRCQAYARSLMYFESYVRGKSGSFNPAAERSGIFEDEDISYLMEIYSCLDEPDGLSGLASLRKSLGLQDQLLINKKAGNWAEVLTSCEQALQMKPTSIQRHSDVLNCLLNMYHLQAMVTHVDGLNSRIPEYKKMWCMQGVQAAWRLGRWELMGDYLSGADEEGLLCNISDSNASFDMDVAMILQAMMKKDNQLSVSKKIALSKQALIAPLAAAGMDSYMRAYPIIMKLHLLWELEDFHTLLSGDSFLDKKLNLGDLRFSKVIQNWENRLRITQPSLWAREPLLAFRRIVFGASGLDAQVGDCWLQYAKLCRMAGHYETANRAILEAQASGAPNVHMEKAKLLWSTRRSDGAIATLQQSLLNMPMEVVGSAAISSITSLSLVPLNPPPLVCNTQALNENQDIAKALLLYSRWIHYTGQKQKEDVINLYSRVRELQPKWEKGFFYMAKYCDEVLADARKRQEENFELGPRTISSTSAVVVSSNLINEKRWWSYMPDVLLFYAKGLHRGHKNLFQALPRLLTLWFDFGSFYQRSGASSNKDLKSVHVKVMSVMRGCLKDLPTYQWLTVLPQLVSRICHQNEEVVRLVKSIITSVLRQYPQQALWIMAAVSKSTVPSRREAAAEIIQAARKGFNQGNGGSNLFIQFASLVDHLIKLCFHAGQSKAKTINISTEFSALKRMMPLGIIMPIQQSLTVNLPTLDGNLADSSDIFSVADLPTVSGIGDEAEILSSLQRPKKVVLLGSDGIQRPFLCKPKDDLRKDARMMEFTAMINRLLSKYPESRQRKLYIRTFAVIPLTEDCGMVEWVPHTRGLRHILQDIYITCGKFDRQTTNPQIKRIYDQCQSKMPEDEMLKNKILPMFPPVFHKWFLTTFSEPAAWFRARVAYAHTTAVWSMVGHIVGLGDRHGENILFDSTTGDCVHVDFSCLFDKGLQLEKPELVPFRLTQNMIDGLGITGYEGIFLRVCEITLSVLRTHRGTLMSILETFIHDPLVEWTKSHKSSGVEVQNPHAQLAISNIEARLQGVVVGVGAAPSLPLAVEGQARRLITEAVSHKNLGKMYIWWMPWF, encoded by the exons ATGGCGAGCCTGTCGAGCTTGGTGCGCGAACTCCGAGAACGCATAGCTGCTTCCTCTTCAACTCCTCCAACCAATGTAGACGACGAGGCTTTGGATGCTAGATTCCGAGCCGTCCTTCCTCATCTCCTCCACACCTACGTCGTCCCTTCTCCTTCTg CCAGGGAGAGGGAAGTCATAGCTGTTTTAAAGCTCCTCTCTCATATTGCAAGGAACTTTCCAGGGGTCTTTTACCATGGCAAGCCCAGCGCTATTCTACCTGTCGTTGGTCGAATTTTGCCTTTCTTTGCAGAATCTGTGTTTCG AGTAACTGTTTTCAGTTCTAGGCATGGTGTGATTTTTGAGACTGTTGGATCGCTTCTATCTCTGCTTCGTACTGGAGCACGGGATGCTTATCGTCTGTTTTTCATTGATGCCATGTTAGCGGTTGAAG ATATTTTGTATGTTGCATCACTCTGTGCTGACAATACAAGCAATACGGTATCCACAGGATTGACTTTAAGGTGTTTTTGCAAGTCATTTGATGGAATTTTCAGTGATCCTGCTCATCTTGGAGATCTTCCAGCAAGTAATAAACCTGTAGATGGCACTGGTATCTTGATTAACCTTACAGGAAAACTAAGGTGGCAACCTTTTGCAACTTGGATGATTAAGCTTCTTGGTAAATGCTTAACTGAAGGAACTCTCTATGTGGAAGGACTTATTGATGTGCCACTTATTATGGCTGCATGTTCTCTTTTATGTTATGGCGATGCTGATTTGCATATG GCATGTTTTGATTTTGTATGCATCATTGGATCGGTGGTAAATTTTGACATTCTTCCTCATCAAAATATTATCCAGTCGATGTGTGTGATATTAAATGAGGACAAAGAAGGGCTTCCTGTATTTAG AAACACGGTATACGATTCATCCTTGGGTGGTTGTCTGAATGCACTACACTCGGGTTGTCCTGATGATGTTGTCAAGCTAACAGCTGCCGATTTGGTCAATGTATTTCCACAATCAATGAGAAGAACTAAAAGCCAGGAGCTTAAG GTTGCATTATGCAGTGCATACATACGAATTGCAAAGATTTGTTCTCCACATGTATGGAGGCCAGAATCTCTTGTTTCTACACTTTTCCTTCTAGAACCATGTTTCCCACTAATAGATTGCTTTCAAGTGGCCCTGTCTATACTTGGTCCCTATCACATTGGAGGACAAGTGACGAGTGATAGTGATGTGGGCCAATTGACAGTAGATGTTCTTCAAGTTGAAAATTTCAGGGTTGGGGAAAAGAGACCTATTCATGATGTGGATGCTTTCAAGACTAAACGCCAAAAAGTAGATGAAGAAGCTATGGCTTCTGATACTAGTATTCAGGTGGAGCAAAAGCACACTCATGTGGTTACCTGTGAAGGAAGTGACGATTATGCAACATATATACGTGCTTCACTTGTttcttttgttgaatttttaaaacctcCTATGGTTAAACCTGATACTTTAAGACCGGATCTTGCATTAGGAGCTCTTAGCATGCTTTGCATTGCCTTCTGTAGATATCCAAATACCAATCTGTCACTCAGAATCTTTCAACAGATGTTCTCATGGTTGCCCTGGATAGTGGAGCAG TCAAAGCAAGGAAATTCTATCACACTGGACATTTCATTCTACCTGGGAGGAATTCACAGCATATTACTTTTGCAAA GTACTGATTTCATGAATAGTAAGCTGTTGCAAATCAAGGATGATGATGCCGATCTTGTACATATACTGCTAAAGTTGCCATGGAGCCATTCATTTGCATTTACTGAACCAAATCATCTTTGGAAAACAAAGTGCATTTCTATTCAAGTGGCATGCAAGCTTGTTCGTAGCATAAGATCTGAAACTGATCTTGAAATCTTGGATTTGGGTCTTCATGATGAGACTGAGGAAGTTCGATATGAAGCAGTGATATCCATGCCGGTGGTTGTCTTTTGGTCTGGTCTTTGTGTGCTATCACATATATTCAGAATGCTGGA GTTCTTGGGGGGAGAAAAACACGAAAAGGTTAAGAATATTATTCCGTTTTCTCTTGGCTACTTGTCATGCCTTTATGGATCTTGTCATGCTGGATATGAATGCAGATTATATTTGAATATGAACAATGAGAAACACAGTGAAACGGTAGACTATTTACTGCAAGGATTTTGGTGTCCAAAGTGTGACAAAAGTGTTCATGGTAATAATAAGCCTTGTTCGAAAACCTTGGTGCCAGATATGCACGGTAGGAAAATTAGTTTGGAGGACTGTAATTTCATCCATCTACAATCTCTCTTTTTTGAACTTATCTATGATGAGTTGTCAGAAGACGTCCAAGTTTCTTGCGTGCAAAATATGCGAAGGATCCTTATACATGTAACCACCAATATTCTGACTGAAACAGGATCGGAATGGATCAGatgtattgaatttttactcCTTAATAAAAAGAAGGCCGTTAGAGAAGCCTTTTGCACTCAGATTAGCTCATTCCTAGAGGATTCTGTTTTGAATTGTTTATTTTCTGAGGGGGTCGAGCCAAAAAAAAGTAACGAGCAAAAGTTTATGGACATGATTAAACATGCATTGGCAGCAACAGAAGATACTCAAATCTTTGAGACTCTTTTGGAATCTACCGCAGAAATAATTATTGCAGTTGATCATCGCAATCAACTGTTCTTGTTTTCTCTTACCTTACTGGTTGATCAGCTTGATAATGTACACATGACAGTGAGAACGAATGCATCAAGGTTGATACATAAAGCTTGCCATAATAAAGGAGGACTTGAACTAATTCTTTCAAAAGTTGTTCATGTTCGAAATGAACTATTTGATTATTTGTCTGCAAGGCTCTCTAGCCGTCCAATAATGATCAGAGAGTTTGCAGAAGCAGTTCTTGGTGTTGAAACCGAAGAACTTGTCAAGAAAATGATTCCTGTTGTCCTGCCCAAGCTCGTGGTTTTGCATCAGGATAATGATCAAGCAGTTGACACCTTGTATGAGTTGGCTAAGTGTCTAAACACTGATATGGTGCCTCTAATAGTTAATTGGATACCAAAAGTGCTAGCTTTTGCTCTCCACCAAGCAGATGGCCAAGAGTTGATACCTGCTTTGCAATTTTATCAGACCCAGACAGGTTTTGGCAAACAAGAAATCTTTGCAGCTGCATTACCTGCACTCTTAAATGAACTTGTATGTTTTTTGGATGACATTGATTCAGATGAAATAGATAGAAG GCTAGCAAGAATACCTGAGATGATTAAAGAAGTTGCTAGGGTTCTGACTGATACTGAGGATCTTCCGAACTTTTTGAGGAATCACTTTGTTGGCCTCCTTAACATTATTGACAAAAAGATGCTCCACTCAGAGAACTCCTCTCTGCAAAAACAAGCTTTAAAGCGTATTGAGATGCTGATTAAAATGATGGGTTCTCAACTTAGCACATATGTGCCTAAACTGATGGTTCTTCTTATGCATGCGATTAAGAAGAAATCGCTTCAAAGTGAGGGTATTTCCTTATTACATTTTTTCATTGAGCAGTTGGCAGAAGTCTCACCATCTAGCACCAAATATTTGATTTCTCAAGTTTTTGCTGCTCTTCTTCCCTTTTtagagagagataaagagaaTCCCACTGCACATTTAGAtaaagtggtaaaaatattggAAGAACTTGTACTGAAAAATAAGATTTTCTTAAAGCAGGATATCTGTGAGTTCCCTCCACTGCCCAGTATTCCAGCTCTATCAAAAGTTAACAAAGTTATTCAAGAAGCCCGGGGTTCAAAGACATTGAAGGATCAATTGCAAGATGTTGTTgatggtttgaatcatgagaaCTTAAATGTGAGATATATGGTAGTCTGCGAGTTGACCAAGTTACTGAACCTGAGAAGAGATGATATTACAGCATTGGTAACTGCTGAAGGGGGTAGAAACATGGATCTTTTGAGCTCTTTGATCACATCCTTACTAAGAGGATGTGCTGAAGAATCAAGGACCAAGGTGGGGCAGCAGCTGAAGCAGGTCTGTGCAGATTGCCTTGGGGCACTAGGTGCAGTTGACCCTGCAAAAGTCAAGGGCATTTCATGCCAACGCTTCAAAATTGAATGTTCTGATGATGaccttatttatgaattaattCACAAGCATCTTGCTAGGGCTTTTAGAGCTGCACCTGACACTATTATTCAAGATTCAGCTGCATTGGCCATACAGGAGCTGTTAAAGATTGCAGGTTGTGAGGCATCACTAGATGAAAATGCTACTGCTTCTAATGCAGAATCACTGAAGGATAAAGAATCTCCAAAGCTTGCTGCAGCTGGAATTAACGGTACCAGTAGTAGCACTGAGATGAGTAGGAGAGGTCAGAGATTGTGGGACCGATTCTCTAATTATGTTAAAGAGATAATAGCCCCTTGCTTAACCTCTAGATTTCAATTTCCAAATGTTGCTGATTCGGCATTTGTTGGACCAATTTACCAACCATCTATGTCTTTTAGAAGATGGATATTTTTGTGGATTAAAAAGCTGACGGCACATGCAACTGGTTCTCGTGCAAGTATTTTTACTGCTTGTCGAGTTATAGTGCGTCAGGATATGCAGACAGCAGTATATCTGCTGCCTTATCTAGTTCTTAATGTTGTTTGTCATGGAAGTCAGGAGGCACGTTGTGGAATAACAGAAGAAATCCTAACTGTTCTTGCTGCTGTCTCAGAGAATAGTGGGGCTGCAGTTTATGGAGTTAATGGTGGGCAAAGTGAAGTTTGCATTCAAGCTGTGTTCACTCTTCTTGATAATCTTGGCCAATGGGTGGATGATGTTAAACAAGAATTGGCTCTTTCTCAATCTTTTCAATCATTATCTTCTAAGCAACAAGCATCCAAGCTAAAGGATCATGGCCAAAATTCTTTGGTGGAACAGGACCAACTCCTTGTACAGTGTAAAAATGTTTCAGAGCTTTTGTCTGCAATTCCAAAGGTAAGACTTGCTAAGGCCTCCCTTAGATGTCAGGCATATGCAAGGTCTCTAATGTACTTTGAGTCTTACGTTAGAGGAAAGTCAGGTTCTTTCAACCCTGCAGCTGAGAGAAGTGGCATTTTTGAGGATGAAGATATTTCGTATCTAATGGAAATATATAGCTGTCTTGATGAGCCTGATGGTCTATCTGGGCTGGCATCTTTACGTAAATCTTTGGGATTACAAGACCAGCTTTTAATCAACAAAAAGGCAGGAAATTGGGCAGAGGTTTTAACTTCTTGTGAGCAAGCTTTGCAGATGAAACCCACTTCGATTCAAAGGCATTCAGATGTTCTTAATTGTTTACTAAACATGTACCATCTTCAGGCAATGGTTACTCATGTTGATGGTTTAAATTCTAGAATTCCTGAATATAAGAAAATGTGGTGCATGCAAGGTGTGCAGGCAGCATGGAGACTTGGCAGGTGGGAGTTGATGGGTGACTACCTTAGTGGAGCTGATGAAGAAGGTTTACTTTGTAACATTTCTGATAGTAATGCCTCATTTGATATGGATGTTGCAATGATTCTCCAGGCTATGATGAAGAAAGATAACCAGTTATCAGTTTCTAAGAAAATTGCCTTGTCCAAGCAGGCTCTGATTGCTCCTTTGGCTGCTGCAGGAATGGATTCCTACATGCGGGCTTACCCAATTATTATGAAACTTCACTTGCTATGGGAGCTGGAGGACTTTCACACTCTTCTTTCTGGTGACTCttttttggacaaaaaattaaatcttgGTGATTTGAGATTCTCAAAAGTGATACAAAACTGGGAAAATCGTCTCCGAATTACGCAGCCATCACTATGGGCTAGAGAACCACTTCTGGCTTTCAGAAGAATAGTTTTTGGTGCCTCTGGGCTTGATGCTCAAGTTGGTGACTGCTGGCTTCAATATGCAAAGCTCTGCCGCATGGCTGGTCATTATGAGACAGCAAACCGAGCAATCCTTGAAGCCCAAGCTTCAGGTGCACCTAATGTTCATATGGAGAAGGCTAAGCTTTTGTGGAGCACCAGACGTTCTGATGGTGCCATTGCAACGCTGCAACAATCTCTGTTGAACATGCCTATGGAGGTTGTAGGTTCTGCTGCAATATCATCAATTACTAGTCTTTCACTGGTTCCACTGAACCCACCACCTTTAGTTTGTAATACTCAGGCGTTGAATGAGAATCAAGATATTGCAAAGGCCCTTCTCCTCTATTCTAGGTGGATCCATTATACCGGACAGAAGCAGAAAGAAGATGTAATAAATCTTTATTCAAGAGTGAGAGAACTGCAGCCCAAGTGGGAGAAAGGGTTTTTTTATATGGCTAAATATTGTGATGAAGTTCTTGCTGACGCCAGGAAACGCCAGGAAGAGAATTTTGAACTAGGCCCCAGGACAATATCATCAACTAGTGCTGTTGTTGTCTCGTCAAATTTAATCAATGAGAAGCGTTGGTGGTCATACATGCCTgatgttcttttattttatgcCAAGGGGCTTCATAGGGGTCACAAGAATCTCTTTCAAGCGCTTCCTAGGCTGTTAACCCTGTGGTTTGACTTCGGGAGTTTTTATCAAAGAAGCGGTGCATCATCTAATAAGGATCTGAAAAGTGTCCATGTAAAG GTAATGAGTGTTATGCGAGGCTGCTTGAAGGATTTGCCAACATATCAGTGGTTAACAGTACTGCCTCAGTTGGTTTCCAGAATTTGCCACCAGAATGAAGAAGTTGTTCGGTTGGTCAAATCTATAATCACCTCAGTTCTGCGGCAATATCCACAACAAGCCCTTTGGATTATGGCAGCAGTCTCAAAGTCCACTGTTCCTTCTAGGCGGGAGGCGGCAGCAGAGATCATACAAGCTGCACGGAAAGGGTTCAACCAGGGAAATGGTGGCAGCAATTTGTTTATTCAGTTTGCCAGTCTGGTCGATCATTTAATTAAGTTGTGTTTTCATGCTGGTCAGTCAAAAGCAAAGACAATTAATATCTCAACTGAATTTAGTGCCTTGAAGAGGATGATGCCGCTGGGAATTATAATGCCCATTCAACAATCTCTTACTGTTAATCTACCGACATTGGATGGGAATCTCGCTGACTCTTCTGATATCTTTTCTGTGGCTGATCTTCCTACAGTATCAGGAATAGGTGATGAGGCTGAGATTCTTTCATCACTTCAGCGACCTAAAAAA GTTGTTCTATTGGGCAGTGATGGCATCCAACGTCCATTCCTCTGCAAACCCAAGGATGATCTTAGGAAAGATGCCCGTATGATGGAGTTCACTGCAATGATAAATCGTTTGTTGTCCAAATATCCAGAGAGCCGACAGAGGAAGCTCTATATTCGCACGTTTGCAGTGATTCCTTTAACGGAGGACTGTGGCATGGTAGAATGGGTGCCTCATACTCGTGGACTTCGGCATATCCTTCAAGACATATATATAACCTGTGGGAAATTTGATAGACAGACGACAAATCCTCAGATTAAACGGATTTATGATCAATGCCAAAGTAAAATGCCAGAAGATGAGATGCTAAAGAACAAAATTCTTCCAATGTTCCCTCCTGTTTTCCATAAATGGTTTTTGACCACCTTTTCTGAGCCAGCTGCTTGGTTTAGGGCACGGGTTGCTTATGCACACACTACTGCAGTTTGGTCCATGGTTGGGCATATTGTTGGCCTTGGTGATCGACATGGTGAAAACATTCTTTTCGATTCTACCACAGGTGACTGTGTTCATGTTGATTTTAGTTGCCTGTTTGACAAAGGCCTGCAGTTGGAGAAGCCTGAGCTGGTACCTTTCAGGCTGACTCAG AACATGATTGATGGCTTAGGCATCACTGGTTATGAGGGAATATTCTTAAGGGTATGTGAGATTACACTATCAGTATTGAGGACACATCGGGGGACTTTGATGAGTATTCTTGAAACCTTCATCCATGATCCTCTTGTAGAGTGGACGAAATCTCACAAGTCCAGTGGGGTAGAAGTTCAGAATCCACATGCACAG CTAGCCATCAGTAATATTGAGGCAAGGTTGCAAGGAGTAGTTGTTGGTGTTGGGGCAGCTCCATCTTTGCCTCTCGCTGTTGAAGGTCAGGCTCGTAGGTTAATTACTGAAGCAGTCTCACACAAAAATCTTGGGAAGATGTATATCTGGTGGATGCCATGGTTTTAG